A section of the Diabrotica virgifera virgifera chromosome 8, PGI_DIABVI_V3a genome encodes:
- the LOC114337968 gene encoding F-box only protein 11, with product MPSASFMASRSYVRRSRRKGANRIPTPSRTTSAEPCEPSCPIQPNQNIPASFQAFPHLPSVSSTSSGGGGAVPAHHSPYDLRRKSPSHHDGPGPSTSAATAGSPTSPATPTIPAQGYTSVMLPARKRPRRTCSASYENCTNTAAHYLQYELPDEVLLTIFNYLLEQDLCRVSQVCKRFQAIANDTEIWKRLYQSVYEYDLPLFNPAPCRFEFISPEESDLANPWKESFRQLYRGIHVRQGYQDITFKGRNLVYFNTVQGALDYADERSGSNSSTGSVSGSCSNHSAEGSSQGALIFLHSGTYRGEFLVIDSDIALIGAASGNVAESVILERESESTVMFVEGAKNAYAGHLTLKFSPDVTSTVPHHKHYCLEVGENCSPTIDHCIIRSTSVVGAAVCVSGVGANPVIRHCDISDCENVGLYVTDYAQGTYEDNEISRNALAGIWVKNYANPIMRRNHIHHGRDVGIFTFDNGLGYFEANDIHNNRIAGFEVKAGANPTVVHCEIHHGQTGGIYVHENGLGQFIDNKIHSNNFAGVWITSNSNPTIRRNEIYNGHQGGVYIFGEGRGLIEHNNIYGNALAGIQIRTNSDPIVRHNKIHHGQHGGIYVHEKGQGLIEENEVYANTLAGVWITTGSTPVLRRNRIHSGKQVGVYFYDNGHGKLEDNDIFNHLYSGVQIRTGSNPVIRGNKIWGGQNGGVLVYNGGLGLLEQNEIFDNAMAGVWIKTDSNPTLKRNKIFDGRDGGICIFNGGKGVLEENDIFRNAQAGVLISTQSHPVLKRNRIFDGLAAGVEITNNATATLEFNQIFNNRFGGLCLASGVQPIVRGNKIFNNQDAVEKAVANGQCLYKISSYTSFPMHDFYRCQTCNTTDRNAICVNCIKTCHAGHDVEFIRHDRFFCDCGAGTLTNQCQLQGEPTQDTDTLYDSAAPMESHTLMVN from the exons ATGCCCAGTGCCTCTTTTATGGCGTCCAGGTCGTATGTGAGGAGGTCCAGACGGAAAGGGGCCAACAGGATACCTACACCATCTAGAACAACTTCAGCGGAACCATGCGAGCCCTCGTGTCCAATACAACCGAACCAGAACATTCCAGCATCTTTTCAGGCTTTTCCTCATTTACCGAGTGTTAGTAGCACAAGCAGTGGAG GTGGTGGAGCAGTACCCGCTCATCATTCCCCATATGATTTAAGGAGGAAGTCGCCATCCCACCACGATGGTCCAGGACCCAGTACTAGCGCAGCTACCGCAGGCTCTCCCACTTCTCCTGCTACTCCGACGATCCCCGCTCAAGGATACACTTCAGTCATGCTGCCTGCTAGAAAGAGGCCCAGAAGAACTTGCTCCGCATCATACGAGAATTGCACTAACACAGCTGCTCATTACTTGCAGTACGAGCTTCCAGATGAAGTTTTGCTCactatttttaactatttattagAGCAAGACTTGTGTCGCGTTAGTCAGGTGTGTAAGAGATTTCAAGCCATTGCCAACGATACCGAGATTTGGAAACGTTTGTATCAAAGTGTATATGAATACGATTTGCCATTATTCAATCCGGCTCCGTGTCGTTTCGAATTTATAAGTCCCGAGGAATCAGATTTGGCTAATCCGTGGAAGGAATCGTTTAGACAGTTGTACAGAGGAATTCACGTTCGTCAAGGCTATCAGGATATTACTTTCAAAGGTCGTAATTTGGTCTATTTCAATACCGTTCAAGGAGCTCTCGATTACGCTGACGAACGTAGCGGTTCCAACAGTAGCACTGGTTCAGTATCTGGTTCTTGCAGTAATCATTCCGCCGAAGGTTCATCACAAGGAGCTTTAATCTTTCTTCACTCTGGAACATACCGCGGAGAATTTCTTGTTATTGATTCCGACATTGCTTTAATTGGTGCTGCCTCTGGAAATGTTGCAGAGTCTGTCATCCTCGAAAGAGAATCCGAATCAACTGTTATGTTTGTAGAAGGAGCGAAGAACGCTTACGCTGGCCATTTAACTTTGAAGTTTTCTCCAGATGTCACATCGACTGTTCCACACCACAAACACTATTGTCTTGAAGTGGGCGAGAATTGTAGTCCCACGATCGATCACTGTATTATTCGTAGCACGTCTGTGGTAGGAGCTGCTGTTTGTGTGAGTGGAGTAGGTGCTAATCCAGTTATAAGACATTGTGATATTAGCGATTGCGAAAACGTGGGCCTATATGTAACAGATTATGCACAAGGCACTTATGAGGATAACGAAATTAGTCGGAATGCTTTGGCTGGTATTTGGGTAAAAAATTACGCAAACCCTATCATGCGCCGGAACCATATACACCACGGGCGAGATGTTGGTATATTCACATTCGATAATGGTCTCGGTTATTTTGAAGCGAATGATATTCACAATAATCGAATAGCTGGTTTCGAAGTTAAAGCTGGTGCTAATCCTACAGTTGTCCATTGTGAAATACACCATGGACAAACTGGAGGAATATACGTGCACGAAAACGGACTAGGACAGTTCATCGACAATAAAATTCATTCAAATAACTTTGCAGGGGTGTGGATAACATCAAATAGTAACCCTACGATCCGTAGAAACGAAATATACAACGGACACCAAGGTGGAGTTTATATATTCGGAGAAGGTAGGGGTTTGATCGAACATAATAATATTTACGGAAACGCTCTCGCTGGAATACAGATCCGCACTAACAGTGATCCAATAGTAAGACACAACAAAATACATCACGGACAACATGGAGGAATCTATGTACACGAAAAGGGCCAAGGACTAATCGAAGAAAACGAAGTGTATGCAAACACTCTAGCTGGAGTTTGGATAACTACTGGAAGTACACCTGTTCTAAGAAGGAACAGAATCCATTCCGGAAAACAAGTAGGTGTTTACTTTTATGACAATGGCCATGGTAAATTAGAAGATAACGATATCTTCAACCATCTTTACTCTGGTGTACAAATTAGAACCGGAAGTAATCCGGTCATTAGAGGAAACAAAATTTGGGGAGGGCAAAATGGAGGTGTGTTAGTGTACAATGGAGGGCTTGGTTTGTTAGAACAAAACGAAATATTTGACAATGCCATGGCAGGTGTTTGGATTAAGACTGATTCGAATCCTACattaaaaagaaataagattttcGATGGACGTGACGGAGGTATATGCATTTTTAATGGAGGAAAGGGTGTATTGGAAGAGAATGATATATTTAGAAACGCTCAAGCGGGCGTTTTAATTTCAACTCAAAGTCATCCGGTATTGAAACGTAACCGTATCTTTGACGGTCTTGCAGCGGGTGTTGAAATTACCAACAACGCTACAGCTACATTAGAATTTAATCAAATTTTCAACAATCGATTCGGCGGGTTGTGTTTAGCAAGCGGGGTCCAGCCGATCGTCCGCGGCAACAAGATATTCAACAATCAAGACGCCGTCGAAAAAGCCGTGGCTAACGGACAGTGCTTGTACAAGATCTCCAGTTATACTTCATTTCCGATGCATGACTTCTACAGATGTCAGACGTGTAACACGACCGACAGAAACGCCATCTGTGTGAACTGTATTAAAACTTGCCATGCTGGTCACGATGTCGAATTCATTCGACACGACAGATTTTTCTGTGATTGTGGTGCCGGTACCCTCACTAATCAGTGCCAGTTACAGGGTGAACCTACTCAGGATACGGACACCTTGTATGATTCGGCAGCACCTATGGAGTCTCATACACTTATGGTTAATTAG